AACATGCACCTTGTCGATATTGCGGCGGTGGCTGACGCCGCGCGTGGGCATGATGTGCATATCGTGGTCGACAACACGTATTGCACCCCTTATTTGCAGCGGCCTCTGGAAATGGGCGCCGACCTGGTGGTGCATTCGGCGACCAAATACCTGAGTGGCCACGGTGATATCACTGCAGGGCTGGTGGTCGGGCGCAAGGCGCTGATTGATCGGATACGCCTTGAAGGGCTGAAAGACATGACCGGCGCGGTGCTGTCGCCGCACGATGCTTCGCTGTTGATGCGCGGGATCAAGACCCTGGCCCTGCGCATGGATCGCCACTGCGCCAATGCCCAGCAGGTGGCGGAGTTTCTGGCGCGCCAGCCACTGGTGGAGCTGATTCACTACCCGGGGCTGCCGTCGTTCCCCCAGTACGAACTGGCACAGCGGCAGATGCGATTGCCGGGCGGGATGATCGCGTTCGAGCTCAAGGGCGGGATCGAAGCGGGGCGGCGCTTCATGAATGCGTTGCAGTTGTTTGCGCGGGCGGTGAGCTTGGGGGATGCCGAATCACTGGCGCAGCATCCGGCGAGCATGACCCATTCCAGCTATACGCCGCAGGAGCGGGCCCATCACGGGATATCGGAGGGGTTGGTGCGCCTGTCGGTGGGGTTGGAGGACATCGAGGACTTGCTGGCGGATGTTGAGCAGGCATTGCAGGCCTGCAGCTAGGTTGCCTGAGCTGGCCTCTTCGCGGGCAAGCCCGCTCCCACAAGGGGCCAGTGAATCCAGCCCACAAAAAAGGCCTCCTGAGAGGCCTTTTTCATGTTCAGCGGATCAACGCTTGAGCCCGTAGCTCTCATCGAGCATACCCGGCGAGTTCGGCGTTTTTGGCGCGTAATCGCGTGGCACTTCGGCGGTGTCCTTCGGTGGGGTCAGGCGGTCACGTGGGCCGTGGGCCGCTTCGGAGTGCAGGGCGGCCAGCAGGCGTTGGCGGGTGACGTCGTCGAGGGCCAGGGTGTTGGCGCCATCGGCGAGGTGATCCTGAACATCCTGGTAGCTCTGGGTCAGTTTCTTGACCAGTACGGCGGTGCTGTTGAAGTGGGTGACCACTTCGTTCTGGTAGCTGTCGAAACGCTGCTGGATGTCATCCAGCTGACGTTGAGTGCTGCTCGGCGCGGCATTGGGCAGCAGGCGGGCCACGACGAAACCAACCACCACGCCGATGACCAGGGCCAGGGTCGGCAACAACCAAACAAGGAGCGAGAGTTCCACGAGTCCTTCCTCTATAAACGGCTTTGCTTTACGTTAACGGCTCAGACCTGCGCTGTATACCGCGAGCGATCGCAAATCAGAACAGAATTCCTCACCTAGACGAATCGACCCTTCCCGAGGTCACGGAGTAGTGCCTTGCTTGTCCGCGAAACCCCCTTGCTCATCGATGGCCCTTGCGGCCAGTTGGAAGCCTTGTACCTCGACGTGGCCGATGCCCGTGGCGCGGTGCTGATCTGCCACCCCAACCCGGTCCAGGGCGGCACCATGCTCAACAAGGTGGTTTCGACCCTGCAACGCACCGCGCGTGACGCCGGTTATGTAACTCTGCGTTTCAACTACCGTGGCGTCGGCCAAAGCGCTGGCAGCCATGATATGGGGGCTGGCGAGGTGGCCGATGCCGAGGCTGCGGCAGCTTGGCTGCGCGCGAAACACCCCGAACTGCCCGTGGTGCTGATGGGCTTCTCGTTTGGCGGTTTTGTCGCGACCAGCCTGGCAGGGCGCCTGGAAAGCGCAGGCGTCGAACTGCAGCAGCTGTTCATGATTGCCCCGGCGGTGATGCGCCTGACAGACGAATTCCCGCTGCCGCAGCGTTGCCCGATCACGGTGGTACAGCCGGACAGCGACGAAGTCGTCGATCCGCAACGGGTCTACGAATGGTCTGACGCCCTGTCGCGCCCCCATGAGCTGCTGAAAGTGGCAGAATGCGGACACTTCTTCCATGGCAAGCTGACCGATCTGAAGGATCTGCTGCTGCCGCGCCTTTCGAATTGAGCCAAGCCTGAATAAGCGAACACCCATGACCACGCGCATCCTTACCGGTATCACCACCACCGGCACCCCGCACCTGGGCAACTACGCCGGCGCCATCCGCCCGGCGATCCGCGCCAGCCAGCAACCCGGTGCCGATTCGTTCTACTTCCTGGCCGACTACCACGCCCTGATCAAGTGCGACGACCCGCTGCGCATCCAGCGCTCGCGCCTGGAAATCGCCGCCACCTGGTTGGCCGGTGGTCTCGATCCGGACAAGGTGACGTTCTACCGTCAGTCCGATATCCCCGAGATCCCCGAGCTGACCTGGCTGCTGACCTGCGTCGCGGCCAAGGGCCTGCTCAACCGTGCGCATGCCTACAAGGCCTCGGTGGACAAGAACCTTGAGGGCGGCGAAGACCCGGATGCCGGCGTGACCATGGGCCTGTACAGCTACCCGGTCCTGATGGCCGCCGACATCCTGATGTTCAACGCCCACAAGGTGCCGGTTGGTCGTGACCAGATCCAGCACGTGGAAATGGCGCGTGACATCGGCCAGCGCTTCAACCACCTGTTCGGCCAGGGCAAGGACTTCTTCGCCCTGCCCGAGGCGGTGATCGAGGAAAGCGTGGCGACGCTGCCGGGCCTGGACGGTCGCAAGATGTCCAAGAGCTACGACAACACCATCCCGCTGTTCACCAGCGCCAAGGACATGAAAGACGCCATCTCGCGCATCGTGACCGACTCGCGCGCGCCGGGCGAAGCGAAGGACCCGGACAACGCGCACCTGTTCACCCTGTTCCAGGCGTTCTCGACGCCGGCGCAATGCGCCGAGTTCCGCGAAGAGCTGCTGCAGGGCCTGGGCTGGGGCGAGGCCAAACAGCGCCTGTTCCAGTTGCTGGATGGGCAGCTTGCAGAGAAGCGTGAGTACTACCACCAGCTGATCGCCCGCCCGGCGGACCTGGAAGACATCCTGTTGGCCGGCGCTGCCAAGGCCCGCAAGATCGCTACCCCCTTCCTTGAGCAACTGCGTGAGGCTGTTGGCCTGCGTTCGTTCCGCAGCAGCGTCCAGGCCACCACCGAAGTGAAGAAAAAGGCGTCCAAGAGCGCGCGCTTCGTCAGCTTCCGTGACGAAGACGGCAGCTTCCGCTTCCGCCTGCTGGCAGCCGACGGCGAGCAACTGCTGCTCTCGCGCAGCTTCGCCGACGGCAAGAGCGCCGGTGCCGTGAGCAAGCAATTGCAGCAAGGCAGCGAAGCCGATGTGCGTGTCGAAGGCCTGGGTTTCAGCCTGTGGCTGAATGGCGAACAGGTGGCCGACGGGCCGCAGTTCGACAGCGCCGAAGCCCGTGATGCGGCGGTTCAAAGCCTGCATGAGGCACTGACGCCACAGCAGGACTGA
The sequence above is drawn from the Pseudomonas putida genome and encodes:
- a CDS encoding methionine gamma-lyase — translated: MRDSHNNTGFSTRAIHHGYDPLSHGGALVPPVYQTATYAFPTVEYGAACFAGEEAGHFYSRISNPTLALLEQRMASLEGGEAGLALASGMGAITSTIWTLLRPGDELIVGRTLYGCTFAFLHHGIGEFGVKIHHVDLNDAKALKAAINSKTRMIYFETPANPNMHLVDIAAVADAARGHDVHIVVDNTYCTPYLQRPLEMGADLVVHSATKYLSGHGDITAGLVVGRKALIDRIRLEGLKDMTGAVLSPHDASLLMRGIKTLALRMDRHCANAQQVAEFLARQPLVELIHYPGLPSFPQYELAQRQMRLPGGMIAFELKGGIEAGRRFMNALQLFARAVSLGDAESLAQHPASMTHSSYTPQERAHHGISEGLVRLSVGLEDIEDLLADVEQALQACS
- a CDS encoding YhcB family protein: MELSLLVWLLPTLALVIGVVVGFVVARLLPNAAPSSTQRQLDDIQQRFDSYQNEVVTHFNSTAVLVKKLTQSYQDVQDHLADGANTLALDDVTRQRLLAALHSEAAHGPRDRLTPPKDTAEVPRDYAPKTPNSPGMLDESYGLKR
- a CDS encoding alpha/beta hydrolase, with product MLVRETPLLIDGPCGQLEALYLDVADARGAVLICHPNPVQGGTMLNKVVSTLQRTARDAGYVTLRFNYRGVGQSAGSHDMGAGEVADAEAAAAWLRAKHPELPVVLMGFSFGGFVATSLAGRLESAGVELQQLFMIAPAVMRLTDEFPLPQRCPITVVQPDSDEVVDPQRVYEWSDALSRPHELLKVAECGHFFHGKLTDLKDLLLPRLSN
- a CDS encoding tryptophan--tRNA ligase — translated: MTTRILTGITTTGTPHLGNYAGAIRPAIRASQQPGADSFYFLADYHALIKCDDPLRIQRSRLEIAATWLAGGLDPDKVTFYRQSDIPEIPELTWLLTCVAAKGLLNRAHAYKASVDKNLEGGEDPDAGVTMGLYSYPVLMAADILMFNAHKVPVGRDQIQHVEMARDIGQRFNHLFGQGKDFFALPEAVIEESVATLPGLDGRKMSKSYDNTIPLFTSAKDMKDAISRIVTDSRAPGEAKDPDNAHLFTLFQAFSTPAQCAEFREELLQGLGWGEAKQRLFQLLDGQLAEKREYYHQLIARPADLEDILLAGAAKARKIATPFLEQLREAVGLRSFRSSVQATTEVKKKASKSARFVSFRDEDGSFRFRLLAADGEQLLLSRSFADGKSAGAVSKQLQQGSEADVRVEGLGFSLWLNGEQVADGPQFDSAEARDAAVQSLHEALTPQQD